Genomic DNA from Methanosarcina sp. MTP4:
TACTGCACTGTTTGCGGATACTGGACTAGAAAAGAAAGCGCAATGCTTGGGCCTATAATGATTTATGAATAAGGCAAAACACGCTGGCTCTTTGGCCTGTGTGTGGGGAAGGGCATGCCTCCAAAACACACTTTTTAAATTAATTTTTTTAACTCCGGGAAATGCCATTTTCAACTTTGCTTTCCATGCGGGTCTACAACCTGCAATCAGGGAAGCCCTGAATGTGGTGCCGGAAAGTGTGTGAGACATCTGCTTGAAATATGAGGCTCTATAGGTTTTCTATAGTCTATTGAGGTTATCTATATATATTTGGCAGTGGTTATGGGGTTTGAGCGCAATATACGTCTGATTCGAAATTAATATCTGAAAAATCCGTAAGAAAGCTGGAAAAAGCTGTAAAGAGGGGGGAAGAAACACGGGGTTGTTGAAAAAATGTCCGGAGTGTAACTCCGAACTGAAGAACGATTGTTTCGGGGAATTCCAGTATTGCCATGTCTGTGGGTACTGGACAAGAAAGAAAACAGCAAGACTTGAACCGATAATGATCTTTGAATAATATAAGGGAGAGATACAATATGCTAGAGTTTCCCACAAATTGCAGCAGGTGTGGTACCTTGCTAAAGAAGCAGGTACTCGGTTCGAATACATTCTATTATTGCAGGAAATGCGGCTGTACAACGTCCGTATCCGCATCTTCCACGCTCTCCACAGCAACTGTTGAGCAGGTAAAGGCCTGATCTCAAAGGGTCCGAAGCGCTGAAGCAGGTAACAGCTAAAACTATAGTCAAGGACCCAAATTCTTTAACCAATCTCAAGTGAGAGTTTAACCACAGAAAGCACGGAAAACACGGAATAAAGGAAATAGGGGCACAATTCTTTCGTGCTTTCCGTGTCTTCCTTGGTTATAATGTAAGTGTAAATATTTACGTTCGAGACTATAGATCGCTAAAACTAGATAGCTAATATGTCCGAATGCATACCTCCAAAAGGACATCATCTCCTGAAGTTCCACGGCTGTTGACTGAGGTTTTTTATTTTTTTAAAAAGGAAATATTAATTCGTAAACTTACAAACAGTTGTTTGTTTCTGTTTTATTGGTTCAATCTGTTTTAATTTTTATATGTTACTCAACAGATTTATATTAATAAAGTAAATAATGGTGCTTGCCGTATTATCATTATAAATCGTGATAATAATTTCGGCAATTTTTATGAGATCAATGTTCATGAAAACGACATTCATGAAATCGAAACTCGTGAACACGATATTCGTGAAAACGACATTTGCGGGAACGATACTCATAAAATCCGTATTCATTAGAATGCTAACTTCATGCGAAAGTCCTATCTGGCTTGCTGGGCGCCGGAAGGACTCCAGAGGAGAAAACGATGAGTAAACTTAAGACCGGTACTTTTTCCGTTGAAAATCTGGAATCTCTCCAGATTACGATCAACAGTATAGTGGGGGCGGCAGAGGACCTTTCGGGGATAACTGCCGAAAAGATGGGGCCAACCCCGAAGCCCGGGATGGCCGACCTTCGGGAGTGGGGCTTCAACCTGCTTGAGCGCTACGAACCCGTGCTCACTCCCATGTGTGACCAGTGCTGCTACTGCACTTACGGCCCCTGTGACCTTTCGGGCAACAAAAGGGGGGCCTGCGGAATCGATATGAAAGGGCATACGGGCAGGGAATTTTTCCTGCGGGTGATAACGGGGACAGCCTGCCATGCAGCCCACGGGAGGCACCTCCTTGACCACCTGACCGAGACCATCGGGAGGGACTATCCGGTAGCTCCCGGGGCTTCGGATGTAATGACCCCGAACATCGAAATGATCACAGGGCTTTCCCCGAAGACCCTCGGGGACCTGCAGCACGCAATGGAGTATGTGGAAGAACAGCTCACCCAGCTCCTTGCAACCGTGCATGCCGGGCAGGAGAGTGCGGAAATCGACTATGACGCAAAAGCCCTCTTTTCAGGGTTGCTTGACCACGTGGGCATGGAAGTTTCCGATATCGCCCAGGTCTCAGGCTATGAATTCCCAAAGTCCGACCCGGATGCCCCTCTGGTAGAAATCGGGCTTGGGAGCATTGACTCTTCGAAACCGGTGCTCCTTGCCATCGGGCATAACGTTGCCGGCGTTACCTATATGATGGACTACATGGAAACGTACGGGCTTACGGACAAAGTCGAGCTTGTGGGGCTCTGCTGTACCGCCCTTGACATGACCAGGTACAAAGAAGCCGGAAGAAGGGAGCCCTACGCAAAAGTCGTTGGTTCCATGGCAAAGGAACTCAAGATCATCCGATCAGGGGTCCCGGACGTCATTGTTGTGGACGAGCAGTGCGTTAGAGGGGACATCGTAGCCGAAGCTTCAAAGCTCAAAATTCCGGTTATCGCTTCCAACGAAAAGATCATGTACGGGCTTCCGAACCGCTCGAATGAGAGTGTGGATTCTGTTATAGAGGAACTAAAGAACGGAAAAGAAGCCGGAGCAGTCGTGCTTGACTACGAAAAGCTCGGGGAACTGGGGCCAAGGCTTGCCATGGAAATGGCTGCGGTCAGGAAAGCGGAGGGAATTTCCGGCCTGCCTGACGAAGAAGAGTTTGAAAAAGAACTTGCCCGCTGCACCCTCTGTGGGGAATGCCGGATTGCCTGCCCCGAGGAACTGGAAATCCCGGAAGCCATGGAACTTGCCCATGCCGGAGACCTTACGGCTCTCGAAGCCCTCCACGACCAGTGCATTGGCTGTGCCCGCTGTGAACAGGTCTGCAGGAAGCGGATCCCTATCCTCAGCATGATCGAAGCGGCTTCGAAGAAGGTCA
This window encodes:
- the cdhA gene encoding CO dehydrogenase/acetyl-CoA synthase complex subunit alpha; this translates as MSKLKTGTFSVENLESLQITINSIVGAAEDLSGITAEKMGPTPKPGMADLREWGFNLLERYEPVLTPMCDQCCYCTYGPCDLSGNKRGACGIDMKGHTGREFFLRVITGTACHAAHGRHLLDHLTETIGRDYPVAPGASDVMTPNIEMITGLSPKTLGDLQHAMEYVEEQLTQLLATVHAGQESAEIDYDAKALFSGLLDHVGMEVSDIAQVSGYEFPKSDPDAPLVEIGLGSIDSSKPVLLAIGHNVAGVTYMMDYMETYGLTDKVELVGLCCTALDMTRYKEAGRREPYAKVVGSMAKELKIIRSGVPDVIVVDEQCVRGDIVAEASKLKIPVIASNEKIMYGLPNRSNESVDSVIEELKNGKEAGAVVLDYEKLGELGPRLAMEMAAVRKAEGISGLPDEEEFEKELARCTLCGECRIACPEELEIPEAMELAHAGDLTALEALHDQCIGCARCEQVCRKRIPILSMIEAASKKVISEEKSLVRAGRGQVTDAEIRAEGVNLVMGTTPGVVAIIGCPNYGEGSKDVYNIAEEFLKRNYIVLASGCAAMDLGMFKDEEGKSLYERFSGRFERGGCLNMGSCVSNSHITGTAEKVAAIFARRDLGGNLEEISDYILNRVGAVGLAWGAYSQKAASIGTGCNMLGIPAVLGPHGSKYRRALIAKPYAEEKWEVYDARNGEKMKIPPAPEFLLITAESWQEAVPMLAKACIRPSDNNMGRMIKLTHYIELSEKYLGILPYDWWKFVRTESDLPLSRREQFLKILESEHGWKIDWDKKKILSGPETKFDVSAQPTNLKRLCKQPEGAGQASKASE